One window of the Nicotiana tabacum cultivar K326 chromosome 4, ASM71507v2, whole genome shotgun sequence genome contains the following:
- the LOC107804694 gene encoding DNA polymerase alpha-associated DNA helicase A — translation MQVKLLKMEPLCNSCGSISTLAPSCLTLRFYKKRSNLSSFFGSVNLSNPQKRIFLDSSISFPNYNIQASSSSTTGTKSLSPRRRKPKNVKTTEIPAVTSKGSLGKKTEKIQECSPEERDSGPVDVRALNENGDPMGRKDLGKCVVRWISQGMKAMATDFATAEMQGEFIEVKQRMEPGLTFVIQAQPYLNAIPMPLGLEAICLKACTHYPTLFDNFQRELRDVLQDLQRKSVVQDWRDTESWKLLKDLASSAQHKAIARKTSQPKFVPGVMGMDLEKAKAMQSRIDDFTNRMSDLLRIERDSELEFTQEELNAVPAPVLNSEEQKPFEFLVSHAQPEQELCDTICNLTAVSTSIGLGGMHLVLFKLEGNHRLPPTNLSPGDMVCVRTCDSRGAGATSCMQGFVHNLGEDGRSISLALESLHGDSTFSKLFGKNVRIDRIQGLADALTYERNCEALMMLQKKGFLKKNPSVAVVATLFGDKEDLAWLEDNGMADWSEVELPNSTDRKSFDASQRKAIALGLNKNRPIMIIQGPPGTGKTGMLKELISLAVKQGERVLVTAPTNAAVDNMVEKLSDIGLNIVRVGNPARISPAVASKSLAEIVNIELADFRAEIERKKSDLRRDLRYCLKDDSLAAGIRQLLKQLGKSIKREEKETVKEILSSAQVVLATNIGAADPLIRRLDTFDLVIIDEAGQAIEPSCWIPILLGKRCILAGDQFQLAPVILSRKALEGGLGVSLLERAASLHDGMLSTKLTTQYRMNNAIASWASKEMYDGSLISSPTVASHLLVDSPFVKPTWVTQCPLLLLDTRMPYGSLSIGCEEHLDPAGTGSFFNEGEADIVVQHVFSLIYSGVPPAAIAVQSPYVAQVQLLRDKIDELPMATGVEVATIDSFQGREADAVIISMVRSNNLGAVGFLGDNRRMNVAITRARKHVAVVCDSSTICHNTYLARLLRHIRYFGKVKHVEPGSFWEFGLGMDPMLPTAS, via the exons ATGCAAGTGAAACTACTAAAGATGGAACCTTTATGCAATTCCTGTGGCAGCATCTCCACTTTAGCTCCAAGCTGCCTCACTCTCCGCTTCTATAAAAAAAGATCcaatctttcttctttctttggcTCTGTTAATCTTTCCAACCCCCAAAAACGCATCTTTCTTGATTCCTCCATATCTTTCCCTAATTACAATATTCAAGCCAGCTCAAGTAGTACTACTGGAACTAAGTCCCTCAGTCCCAGAAGAAGAAAACCCAAGAATGTTAAAACTACTGAGATTCCTGCAGTTACATCAAAAGGGTCATTGGGAAAAAAGACAGAGAAAATACAAGAATGTTCACCAGAGGAGAGAGATAGTGGGCCGGTTGACGTGCGAGCATTGAATGAAAATGGTGACCCAATGGGGCGCAAAGATTTGGGTAAGTGTGTAGTGAGGTGGATATCACAAGGGATGAAAGCTATGGCTACAGATTTTGCTACAGCAGAGATGCAGGGAGAGTTTATTGAGGTTAAACAGAGAATGGAACCAGGATTGACTTTTGTTATTCAAGCTCAGCCTTATCTTAATGCCATACCTATGCCTCTTGGCCTTGAAGCTATTTGTTTGAAGGCCTGCACTCATTATCCTACCCTCTTCGACAACTTCCAGCGCGAGCTAAGGGACGTTCTTCAGGACCTTCAGCGCAAGTCCGTGGTCCAAGATTGGCGCGATACTGAGTCTTGGAAGCTTCTCAAGGATCTTGCTAGTTCAG CTCAGCATAAAGCCATTGCAAGGAAGACTTCTCAACCAAAATTTGTTCCTGGTGTAATGGGAATGGACCTCGAGAAAGCCAAAGCCATGCAGAGTAGGATTGATGATTTCACCAACCGGATGTCAGATTTGCTTCGTATCGAAAGGGATTCTGAGTTGGAGTTCACTCAGGAGGAGTTGAATGCTGTCCCTGCACCTGTCTTAAATTCCGAGGAACAGAAACCATTTGAATTCTTGGTTAGCCATGCTCAGCCCGAGCAGGAACTCTGTGATACTATCTGCAATCTGACAGCAGTTAGCACGTCTATAG GATTAGGTGGAATGCATTTAGTGTTGTTCAAATTGGAGGGAAATCACAGATTGCCTCCAACTAACCTCTCACCTGGGGACATGGTTTGTGTCAGAACATGTGATAGTAGAGGCGCTGGTGCAACTTCTTGCATGCAAGGATTTGTGCATAATCTAGGGGAGGATGGACGTAGCATCAGTTTGGCTCTTGAGTCGCTTCATGGAGATTCTACCTTTTCCAAGCTCTTTGGAAAAAATGTGCGCATTGATCGCATTCAAGGATTGGCTGATGCACTCACATATGAG CGCAATTGTGAAGCCTTAATGATGCTTCAGAAGAAAGGCTTCCTGAAGAAAAATCCTTCAGTAGCTGTGGTAGCTACACTTTTTGGAGATAAAGAAGACCTTGCGTGGCTCGAGGATAATGGCATGGCAGATTGGTCTGAAGTGGAACTTCCTAATTCCACAGACAGAAAATCATTTGACGCTTCCCAGAGAAAAGCAATTGCATTAGGTTTAAACAAGAATCGACCTATCATGATAATTCAAGGGCCTCCTGGCACAGGGAAGACCGGTATGCTGAAGGAATTGATTTCTCTAGCTGTTAAACAAGGTGAAAGGGTGCTTGTAACTGCACCTACGAATGCAGCTGTCGACAACATGGTTGAAAAGTTGTCTGATATCGGACTCAACATTGTTCGCGTTGGAAATCCTGCACGTATATCCCCTGCTGTAGCTTCAAAATCTTTGGCTGAAATTGTGAATATCGAGCTGGCTGATTTCCGAGCAGAGATTGAGAGGAAGAAGTCAGATCTTAGAAGAGACCTGAGATATTGTCTTAAGGATGATTCTTTGGCTGCTGGTATACGTCAACTTCTGAAACAGCTTGGAAAGTCCATCAAGAGGGAAGAGAAGGAAACTGTGAAAGAAATCTTATCAAGTGCTCAGGTTGTGCTTGCAACAAACATTGGGGCAGCTGATCCACTAATTAGGCGGCTGGACAcgtttgatttggttattataGATGAAGCTGGTCAAGCAATTGAACCATCATGTTGGATACCGATATTGCTCGGAAAGCGTTGTATTCTTGCAGGAGATCAATTCCAACTTGCTCCTGTGATCCTTTCTAGAAAAGCATTAGAAGGTGGTCTTGGAGTTTCCCTACTGGAGAGGGCAGCAAGTTTGCATGATGGGATGCTGTCTACAAAGTTAACAACACAGTACAGAATGAACAATGCCATAGCTAGCTGGGCTTCAAAGGAGATGTATGATGGATCATTAATATCATCTCCAACCGTTGCTTCTCATCTTCTGGTGGATTCTCCTTTTGTCAAG CCCACATGGGTTACACAGTGTCCGCTGCTATTGCTTGATACGAGAATGCCTTATGGAAGCTTGTCAATTGGTTGCGAAGAGCATCTGGACCCTGCTGGCACTGGCTCCTTTTTCAATGAAGGGGAAGCAGATATCGTAGTTCAACACGTCTTCAGTTTAATTTATTCTG GTGTTCCCCCTGCAGCTATTGCTGTGCAGTCTCCTTATGTCGCTCAAGTGCAACTGCTTAGAGACAAAATCGATGAGCTTCCCATGGCCACTGGCGTTGAGGTCGCAACTATTGATAGCTTTCAAGGCCGCGAAGCAGATGCTGTGATAATATCCATG GTACGATCGAACAATCTGGGAGCTGTTGGCTTTTTGGGAGATAACAGGAGAATGAATGTTGCCATAACAAGGGCACGAAAGCATGTAGCAGTTGTCTGTGACAGTTCAACTATATGTCACAACACATATTTGGCGAGGCTGCTTCGCCATATCAGATACTTTGGCAAAGTAAAGCATGTCGAACCTGGTAGCTTTTGGGAATTTGGCCTTGGTATGGATCCAATGTTGCCTACTGCCAGTTAA
- the LOC107804689 gene encoding uncharacterized protein LOC107804689 — translation MTNSVSVTMLHKSEDGHFMYVFVALNASIIRWKYCYPVVVVDETFLKSSHTGTMLRASVQNAAGKFFPLAYVVVDSEDDASWEWFFEMFRQDFGERERMCIVSDRHASILMGASIVCPEVSHCVIIFHLWNNIKKQFKKNHDRMREVFFAMVKAYKIEDFNRLMQDMDIIDKRVRGYLFQVGFKKWSITHSTVNRSMVMTSNIAESLNARNKEARELPIISLLDYMMNLVMEWNNTNRMTAMSAFTGLEKKYNEVLKENSYLSQKMTVRPSTDYVYIVMDAEQRRSIVC, via the exons atgacaaattcTGTTTCTGTCACAATGTTACATAAATCAGAGGATGGGCACTTCATGTATGTTTTTGTCGCACTAAATGCATCAATCATAAGATGGAAATACTGCTACCCTGTTGTAGTGGTTGACGAGACATTCCTCAAATCATCACACACGGGAACAATGTTAAGAGCTAGCGTACAAAATGCGGCAG GTAAATTTTTTCCACTAGCATATGTTGTTGTCGATTCTGAAGATGATGCTTCTTGGGAATGGTTTTTTGAAATGTTTAGACAGGATTTTGGGGAAAGAGAAAGGATGTGTATCGTATCCGATCGTCATGCAAGCATATTGATGGGTGCTTCAATTGTGTGTCCAGAGGTATCTCACTGTGTCATCATCTTTCATCTTTGGAATAACATAAAGAAGCAGTTCAAGAAGAACCATGACCGGATGAGAGAAGTATTTTTTGCAATGGTTAAAGCATACAAAATTGAAGATTTTAATCGCCTCATGCAAGATATGGACATCATTGATAAGAGGGTAAGGGGTTACCTGTTCCAAGTTGGTTTTAAAAAGTGGTCCATAACGCATTCCACTGTTAATAGATCCATGGTGATGACTTCAAATATTGCCGAGTCACTCAATGCAAGAAACAAAGAGGCAAGAGAGCTACCAATCATAAGTTTGCTAGATTATATGATGAATTTGGTTATGGAATGGAATAATACAAATAGAATGACTGCAATGAGTGCATTTACTGGCCTAGAAAAAAAATATAACGAAGTACTGAAGGAAAATAGCTATTTGTCGCAGAAGATGACG GTGAGACCTTCAACCGATTATGTATATATAGTAATGGATGCTGAACAAAGGCGGAGCATAGTATGCTAG
- the LOC107804699 gene encoding protein BOLA4, chloroplastic/mitochondrial, whose amino-acid sequence MTKALFVRPNVAALCIRRLSSSVQPRVPSLLKCVSISARSYRPMKLVPQIGSKIELFAGRRTFSTRATSDTGSIDSPLMESMQKKIKEQLNADSVIVKDAYGDGRHVSIDVVSSAFEGQSAVNRQRMVYKAIWEELQNTVHAVDQMTTKTPTEAGK is encoded by the exons ATGACGAAAGCGTTGTTTGTAAGGCCAAACGTGGCGGCGCTGTGTATCCGGCGACTGAGCAGCTCCGTTCAGCCACGTGTACCTTCATTGCTCAAATGCGTCTCTATTTCTGCTCGTTCCTACAGGCCGATGAAGCTCGTTCCCCAAATAGGTTCAAAGATTGAGCTTTTCGCTGGTCGTCGGACTTTCTCTACTCGTGCAACTAGCGATACTGGCTCGATTGATTCTCCTCTTATGGAGTCTATGCAGAAAAAG ATCAAGGAACAGTTGAATGCGGATTCAGTCATCGTTAAAGATGCTTATGGTGATGGTCGGCATGTCAG CATTGATGTAGTCTCTTCAGCTTTTGAGGGACAATCTGCTGTGAATAGGCAGAGGATGGTCTACAAAGCCATATGGGAAGAGCTTCAGAACACTGTGCATGCAGTTGACCAGATGACTACAAAAACACCGACCGAAGCTGGGAAGTGA